A portion of the Staphylococcus felis genome contains these proteins:
- a CDS encoding DUF47 domain-containing protein, producing the protein MIRKKKDKFMERLEDMIFNLDRAAIEFGKMDFNTHLDLRAYADNIKTYESHGDDLMHQVITDLNQTFITPIEREDIMSLCNAIDDVLDAMEETSAMFEMYSIEYTDEYMAEFVDNIQKAIGEMKLAIGLLTEKKLSHMRVHSINIKEYETNCDGILRQSIKHIFNSETDPMTLIKIKDIYESLENVADRCQAVANNFETIIMKNS; encoded by the coding sequence ATGATTAGGAAAAAAAAGGATAAGTTCATGGAGCGCCTTGAGGATATGATTTTTAATCTAGATCGAGCGGCAATAGAGTTTGGAAAAATGGATTTCAATACTCATCTTGATTTAAGAGCTTATGCTGATAATATTAAAACCTATGAATCACATGGCGATGATTTAATGCATCAAGTGATTACAGATTTAAACCAAACGTTTATCACACCAATTGAACGCGAAGATATTATGTCTTTATGCAATGCAATTGATGATGTCTTAGATGCTATGGAAGAAACATCAGCTATGTTTGAAATGTACTCAATAGAATATACAGATGAGTATATGGCTGAATTTGTTGACAATATACAAAAGGCAATCGGTGAAATGAAACTTGCCATTGGGTTATTGACTGAGAAAAAATTATCTCATATGCGTGTGCACTCTATTAATATTAAAGAATATGAAACAAATTGTGATGGCATATTACGTCAATCTATTAAACATATTTTTAATAGTGAAACAGATCCAATGACGCTAATCAAAATCAAAGATATATATGAGAGCTTAGAGAATGTTGCAGATCGTTGTCAAGCTGTTGCAAATAACTTTGAAACAATCATAATGAAAAATAGCTAA
- a CDS encoding ABC transporter permease — protein MSFNHIVLKNLSQNLRHYSIYLLSLIISVGMFFSFDTLKYSESVSKGTDTEMIVTAAGIGEKFLFVIIVIFLMYANRLFLKRRTRSFALFQLIGLTRRDIWRMLFLEQVAIFIATLCIGSLLGTLGSRFLLLILKQVLSLPVNVSFTFQPMSFWMTLILMIVALILIMYQSALFLRKHSIVQMLNVQHKSEATHSKVSKMEVVLGVLGITMMVAGYYLSTVMFNRGVIQLLFILIFVILFLTVLGAYFFFRSTVSIIFKTLKLSKDGRVNITDVIFTSSVMYRMKKNALSLTIIAIISAVTMSILAFATLTKASIENNTNALAPHEFTYYDDHVANQFEKKLTQKGIAFDKIRNELITVPELKHKHSDQNIGSIKIVSDQGMPHESMNANQIKLVNVSQIELMYSKLKKGEDLEIGTKDMTKHVNVSDVSQEFNFSYEASYGMLVGIVNDDTYQALKSKIPNDSEHVNVQVGYELKNHNQLAEAQQINASLGKHQAQSRTELMHTQNQSANIFLFITSFLGVVFLIAAGCIIYIKQMDEIEDEIDHFRILRKLGYTDQDMTKGFVLKTTFNFGLPLLVGIGHAYFAARAFSTLTFTPTLNLVYIAIGIYSAIYFIFALIAYVHTKRTVKFRV, from the coding sequence ATGAGTTTTAATCATATTGTCTTAAAAAACCTAAGTCAAAATTTACGACATTATAGTATCTATTTACTCTCTCTAATCATTAGTGTAGGTATGTTTTTTAGTTTTGATACACTGAAATATTCTGAAAGTGTATCAAAAGGAACAGATACGGAAATGATTGTGACAGCAGCGGGGATTGGTGAAAAATTTCTTTTTGTTATTATCGTTATTTTCTTAATGTATGCGAATCGCTTGTTCTTAAAGCGTCGTACGCGAAGCTTTGCTTTATTCCAACTCATAGGTCTAACACGACGGGATATTTGGAGAATGCTATTTTTAGAACAAGTTGCTATATTTATTGCGACGTTGTGTATAGGGAGTTTGCTAGGAACATTAGGTTCGCGTTTTTTATTGCTTATACTAAAGCAAGTCCTTTCATTACCGGTAAATGTCAGTTTTACTTTTCAACCGATGTCATTTTGGATGACTTTAATATTAATGATAGTTGCTTTGATTTTAATAATGTATCAAAGTGCGCTATTCTTGCGTAAACATTCAATTGTGCAAATGTTAAACGTTCAACATAAATCAGAAGCAACACATTCTAAAGTGTCTAAAATGGAGGTTGTTTTAGGAGTATTAGGTATAACGATGATGGTAGCGGGTTACTACCTATCGACTGTTATGTTTAATAGAGGAGTGATTCAATTATTATTCATTCTTATATTTGTGATATTATTTTTAACGGTATTAGGCGCATACTTTTTCTTTAGAAGCACAGTTTCAATTATATTTAAAACATTAAAACTTTCTAAGGATGGAAGAGTTAACATTACTGATGTTATATTTACATCTTCTGTAATGTATCGTATGAAGAAAAATGCGTTATCACTGACGATTATTGCGATTATCTCTGCTGTTACAATGTCGATACTTGCCTTTGCTACCCTTACTAAAGCGAGCATTGAAAATAATACAAATGCATTAGCACCGCATGAATTTACGTATTACGATGATCATGTCGCAAATCAGTTCGAAAAGAAATTGACTCAAAAAGGAATCGCATTTGATAAAATTAGAAATGAACTTATTACGGTACCAGAGCTTAAGCACAAACATTCTGATCAAAATATTGGATCAATCAAAATCGTAAGTGACCAAGGTATGCCACATGAATCGATGAACGCCAATCAGATTAAATTAGTTAATGTATCACAGATTGAGTTGATGTATAGCAAATTAAAAAAAGGTGAAGACTTAGAAATAGGCACTAAAGATATGACTAAACATGTAAATGTCAGTGATGTTTCACAAGAGTTTAACTTTTCGTACGAAGCGTCTTATGGCATGTTAGTAGGAATCGTTAATGATGATACTTACCAAGCGCTTAAGTCAAAAATACCAAATGACAGTGAACATGTGAATGTCCAAGTCGGTTATGAACTTAAAAACCACAACCAATTAGCTGAAGCGCAGCAAATCAATGCATCATTAGGTAAACATCAAGCACAATCAAGAACAGAGTTAATGCATACACAAAACCAAAGTGCGAATATCTTTTTATTCATTACTAGTTTCCTAGGAGTTGTATTCTTAATTGCAGCAGGATGTATTATTTATATCAAACAAATGGATGAAATTGAAGATGAAATTGATCATTTTAGAATTCTTCGCAAGTTAGGTTATACAGACCAAGATATGACAAAAGGATTTGTGTTAAAAACGACTTTTAATTTTGGGTTACCTCTTCTTGTAGGTATCGGCCACGCTTATTTTGCAGCGCGAGCATTTAGTACATTAACTTTTACGCCTACGTTGAACTTAGTATATATAGCGATAGGCATATATTCAGCTATCTATTTTATCTTTGCACTTATAGCCTATGTGCATACTAAAAGAACTGTTAAATTTCGTGTTTAA
- a CDS encoding ABC transporter ATP-binding protein — protein sequence MSVLKVRHLTKVYGNAKQSFEVLKDINFEVSKGEFVSIMGPSGSGKTTLLNVLSSIDYASSGKIEINQQDITRMSNRQLANLRKEEVGFIFQDYNVLNTLTVRENIMLPLSIQKLSTKEQEERYKAVTEALGITELSGKYPSDISGGQKQRTAAARAIISNPAIIFADEPTGALDSKSARDLLKRLEDINQKMNTTIVMVTHDPVAASYSNRVIMLKDGQIHTELYQGDKDISHFYEEIIQNQSVLGGVKYEF from the coding sequence ATGTCAGTATTAAAAGTGCGTCATTTAACAAAAGTTTACGGCAATGCTAAACAATCGTTTGAAGTATTAAAAGACATTAATTTCGAAGTGTCTAAAGGAGAATTTGTGTCTATTATGGGACCATCTGGATCGGGGAAGACAACTTTGCTTAATGTTTTAAGCTCTATCGATTACGCTTCAAGTGGTAAAATAGAAATCAATCAACAAGACATAACGCGGATGTCAAATCGTCAGCTAGCCAATCTTAGAAAAGAAGAAGTAGGCTTTATATTTCAAGATTATAACGTTTTGAATACATTGACAGTACGTGAAAATATCATGTTGCCATTGTCTATTCAAAAATTAAGTACTAAAGAGCAAGAAGAAAGATACAAAGCTGTGACAGAAGCGCTCGGTATAACAGAGTTGAGTGGAAAATATCCAAGTGATATTTCTGGAGGACAAAAGCAAAGAACAGCAGCAGCACGTGCAATCATCTCAAATCCTGCTATTATTTTTGCCGACGAACCAACAGGAGCACTTGATTCTAAAAGTGCAAGAGATCTTTTGAAGCGTTTAGAAGATATTAATCAAAAGATGAATACGACAATTGTAATGGTTACACACGATCCTGTTGCTGCTAGTTATTCAAATAGAGTGATTATGTTAAAAGATGGTCAAATTCACACAGAGCTCTACCAAGGTGATAAGGATATTTCACATTTTTACGAAGAAATTATTCAAAACCAAAGTGTACTTGGTGGTGTTAAATATGAGTTTTAA
- a CDS encoding sensor histidine kinase — protein sequence MTNLMWILAFLRERKLWLILLFVVTFMTLGFGWLDDDLSLNSVLYVCLVQWIIIAIFLISIFLKETRFFKKLDEKIEIEALKHHAFAETPFEKKVVTYLDFKLSVQKQTLMEQQEWLNLNQHSLTEFIHNIKTPVTALKLLIEKEKDNVRRQQLMYEWSRIDYMLDQQLYLSRINQKSRDLYFEKTALKPLVIEEVSKTRHISMNKGIGFEIDIPEDVTIDTDKRWFRMVIRQFISNAIKYSKNDIITIQSMCQNEHVALYIEDRGCGIPKHDLPRIFQHGFTTTREKYEATASGMGLYLVDQVRDELGLQIDVQSQVNVGTIVTITFSKPNDMIARMSK from the coding sequence ATGACTAATCTAATGTGGATTTTAGCATTTTTAAGAGAAAGAAAGCTATGGCTCATTTTACTGTTTGTTGTGACGTTCATGACACTGGGATTTGGTTGGTTAGACGATGATTTGAGTTTGAATAGTGTGTTATATGTATGTTTAGTACAATGGATTATAATAGCTATTTTTTTGATTAGCATTTTTTTGAAGGAAACGAGATTTTTTAAAAAATTAGATGAAAAAATAGAAATTGAGGCACTGAAACATCACGCTTTTGCAGAAACACCTTTCGAGAAAAAGGTGGTTACATATTTGGATTTTAAGCTTTCTGTACAAAAACAAACACTAATGGAACAACAAGAGTGGTTGAATTTAAATCAGCATAGTTTGACAGAATTCATACATAATATCAAAACGCCTGTTACTGCTTTAAAGCTATTAATAGAGAAGGAAAAAGACAATGTGAGACGTCAACAATTAATGTATGAATGGAGTCGTATTGATTATATGCTTGACCAACAATTATACCTCTCAAGAATTAATCAAAAATCAAGAGATTTATATTTTGAAAAAACAGCCCTAAAACCACTTGTCATAGAAGAAGTAAGTAAAACGAGACATATTAGCATGAATAAAGGAATTGGCTTTGAAATTGACATACCAGAAGATGTTACGATTGATACTGATAAACGATGGTTTCGTATGGTGATTCGGCAGTTTATTTCAAATGCAATTAAATATTCGAAAAATGACATTATTACGATACAAAGTATGTGCCAAAATGAGCATGTTGCACTTTATATTGAAGACCGTGGATGTGGTATTCCAAAACATGATTTACCACGGATTTTTCAACATGGGTTTACAACAACAAGGGAAAAATATGAAGCCACTGCATCAGGTATGGGCCTTTACCTTGTTGACCAAGTACGAGATGAATTGGGACTGCAAATTGATGTGCAATCGCAAGTAAATGTAGGGACGATAGTGACCATTACATTTTCTAAACCTAACGACATGATAGCGCGCATGTCCAAGTGA
- a CDS encoding response regulator transcription factor produces the protein MNILLVEDDESLCHEIKSVLSKWDMDVQTVENFDNVIQTFDTDKHDIILMDITLPKYDGFYWTRAIRRFSNVPIIFLSSRDNPMDQVMSMELGADDYIQKPFHMPILIAKIQAIYRRVHQYTNQASRTLLWHHCTVDLTKDCIYNNHTTVYLSKTEMLILEVLLNHRNQIVSRDALMTALWDDEAFVSDNTLTVNVNRLRKKLSDLQLELAIETKVGRGYIAHD, from the coding sequence ATGAATATATTATTAGTTGAAGACGATGAAAGCTTATGTCATGAAATCAAATCGGTATTATCAAAATGGGATATGGATGTACAAACTGTAGAAAATTTTGATAATGTGATTCAAACTTTTGATACAGATAAACATGATATTATATTGATGGATATTACGCTTCCTAAATATGATGGGTTCTATTGGACTCGTGCGATACGTCGTTTTTCTAATGTACCAATTATATTTTTATCTTCAAGAGATAACCCAATGGATCAAGTGATGAGTATGGAACTCGGTGCAGACGACTATATCCAAAAGCCTTTTCACATGCCTATACTTATTGCTAAAATACAAGCTATATATAGGCGTGTTCACCAATATACGAATCAAGCTAGTCGTACATTATTGTGGCATCATTGTACAGTTGATTTAACGAAAGATTGTATTTATAACAATCATACAACAGTATATCTCTCTAAAACGGAGATGCTGATTTTAGAAGTTTTACTTAATCATCGAAATCAAATTGTTTCTAGAGATGCGTTAATGACTGCACTTTGGGATGATGAAGCATTTGTAAGTGATAATACATTAACCGTCAATGTAAATCGATTAAGAAAAAAACTAAGTGACCTCCAATTAGAACTAGCTATTGAAACCAAAGTAGGGAGAGGTTATATTGCACATGACTAA
- a CDS encoding NAD(P)H-binding protein produces the protein MNVKVLLAGVTGYIGQSLVASLASDYTLYTISKYPKRQKQPDVNWIRGDIYNYSDVLNAMNGIDVAVFYIDPTKHSAKMTRALARELNLIAADNFARAAFAQNVKEILYISGSKFDHETVSQLRAYGTPVRTTSQKMNRPHISVEFQVAKHNDIRIVHHIPKPLDWGLEQVIDQFVKWLTQTKGTRLVAYKKGNEIKVYQKKKGKLLAIFRIESIDEKLYRLVMVKGRLSRSVAGKNTIIEFRHIPQTNWVMIHLFDYVPRVIWPIAYFIQVPYLIMLIRGFDTKCRIQTYQERLQKGENLHYTKD, from the coding sequence ATGAATGTAAAGGTTTTATTAGCAGGTGTAACGGGATATATTGGTCAATCTTTAGTTGCTTCACTAGCCTCTGATTATACGTTATATACCATTTCAAAGTATCCGAAGCGGCAAAAACAACCAGATGTCAATTGGATTAGGGGCGATATTTACAACTATAGTGATGTTTTAAACGCAATGAATGGTATAGATGTTGCTGTGTTTTATATTGATCCTACAAAGCACTCTGCTAAAATGACACGTGCGTTAGCAAGAGAATTAAATTTAATTGCTGCAGATAATTTTGCCCGAGCAGCGTTTGCGCAAAATGTAAAAGAAATACTGTATATAAGTGGTAGTAAGTTTGATCATGAAACAGTGAGTCAACTTAGGGCATATGGTACCCCGGTTCGCACGACTTCTCAAAAAATGAACCGACCTCATATATCCGTCGAATTTCAAGTTGCCAAGCATAATGATATACGTATCGTACACCATATTCCTAAACCATTAGATTGGGGACTAGAACAAGTTATCGATCAATTTGTGAAATGGTTGACCCAAACTAAAGGAACGCGTTTAGTCGCTTATAAAAAAGGAAATGAGATTAAAGTTTATCAAAAGAAAAAAGGAAAGCTACTTGCGATATTTCGCATCGAGTCTATTGATGAAAAGTTATATCGGCTTGTGATGGTTAAAGGGCGATTATCACGTAGTGTGGCTGGAAAAAATACCATTATAGAGTTTCGTCATATTCCTCAAACGAATTGGGTTATGATACATCTATTTGATTATGTCCCGCGTGTGATTTGGCCTATTGCATACTTTATACAAGTGCCTTATTTGATTATGCTCATTCGTGGATTTGATACGAAATGTCGCATTCAAACGTATCAAGAGCGGTTACAAAAAGGAGAGAACTTACATTATACAAAGGACTGA
- a CDS encoding GNAT family N-acetyltransferase, which translates to MVITIREIRIKDVQALISLMQQVFEASEYMLYDPGEYIPSLERATSKIEKVITSPHLAILVAEDNDQLVGYLTIKTTPLKRIKHTAKISMGVLQAFQKRGIGFELLNFCKKWCKAHDISRIELNVVTQNTAAYQFYKKANFTVEGEIRHSIKINDHYFNEYIMAYLLE; encoded by the coding sequence ATGGTTATAACAATAAGAGAAATTCGAATCAAAGATGTTCAAGCACTAATATCATTAATGCAACAAGTTTTTGAAGCCTCAGAATACATGTTATATGATCCCGGTGAATATATTCCTTCATTAGAACGTGCAACGTCTAAAATAGAAAAAGTGATTACATCCCCTCACTTGGCGATACTTGTTGCTGAAGACAACGACCAACTTGTTGGTTATTTAACAATTAAGACCACACCGCTTAAGAGAATTAAACATACAGCCAAAATTTCAATGGGCGTATTGCAAGCTTTTCAAAAGCGTGGAATTGGTTTTGAATTGCTCAATTTTTGTAAAAAATGGTGCAAAGCTCATGACATATCACGTATAGAACTCAATGTCGTGACTCAAAACACCGCAGCCTATCAATTTTATAAAAAAGCTAACTTTACAGTAGAAGGTGAAATACGCCATTCTATCAAAATTAATGATCATTACTTTAATGAGTATATCATGGCATATCTTTTAGAATAA
- a CDS encoding alpha/beta hydrolase codes for MTKHKKRWVVITLVILLVIVGLIAGYFFEPHVSRQEDKKVAIQNNNVTAFTDITYMEGLPSSQLDILMPKNIKQGEQLPVIFWAHGGGFIAGDKQYKNPLLSQIVERGYVVVNVNYALAPAYKYPTPLIQMNHAISFIKENEEALPIDMNQVIIGGDSAGAQINSQFVAIQTNQKLREQMNFEQQFTPDQLKGAVFFGGFYDMKTVRATEFPRIDLFMKSYTGVSKWEKNFKNITEMSTANQVTSQYPPTYLSVGDKDPFMSQNETFARKLEAKEVPVDTFFFDGSHGLKHQYQFHLEKPESKENIKQVLSFLSRNTSTTRINTEISDTPHTEINLNPYENN; via the coding sequence ATGACTAAACATAAAAAAAGATGGGTTGTTATCACACTTGTAATTTTGCTTGTTATAGTCGGTCTGATAGCCGGCTATTTTTTTGAACCACATGTTTCAAGGCAAGAAGATAAAAAAGTTGCAATCCAAAATAACAATGTTACAGCGTTTACAGATATTACATATATGGAAGGTTTACCGAGTAGTCAGTTAGACATTCTAATGCCAAAAAATATAAAACAAGGTGAACAGTTACCGGTTATTTTTTGGGCACATGGCGGAGGATTTATTGCAGGAGATAAGCAATATAAAAATCCGTTGTTATCACAAATTGTTGAAAGAGGTTATGTTGTCGTTAATGTTAACTACGCATTAGCACCGGCTTATAAGTATCCGACGCCATTGATTCAGATGAATCATGCTATTTCATTCATAAAAGAAAATGAAGAAGCATTACCTATTGATATGAATCAAGTGATTATAGGTGGTGATTCAGCTGGAGCACAAATTAATAGTCAATTTGTTGCAATCCAAACAAATCAAAAATTAAGAGAGCAAATGAATTTTGAGCAGCAATTTACACCGGATCAATTAAAAGGAGCCGTGTTTTTTGGTGGATTTTATGATATGAAAACTGTGCGTGCGACGGAATTTCCGCGTATTGACTTATTTATGAAGAGTTATACAGGGGTTTCAAAATGGGAAAAAAACTTTAAAAATATTACGGAGATGTCAACGGCAAATCAAGTTACATCTCAGTATCCGCCTACGTATTTATCAGTAGGTGATAAGGATCCATTTATGAGTCAAAATGAGACATTTGCAAGAAAGCTTGAGGCAAAAGAGGTTCCCGTAGATACATTCTTTTTCGATGGTTCGCACGGGTTAAAACATCAATATCAATTTCATTTGGAAAAGCCTGAATCCAAAGAAAATATTAAACAAGTCTTAAGTTTTCTGAGTAGAAATACGTCGACAACTCGAATTAATACAGAAATTAGTGATACACCTCATACAGAGATTAATTTAAATCCTTATGAAAATAATTAA
- a CDS encoding YkvI family membrane protein, whose amino-acid sequence MKNLNEAIKIAFAYVGVVVGAGFSTGQEVKQFFSTFGIWSYVGVIISGLILTFIGRQVAKIGTAFDAANHGSTLEYLFGKKLGIIIDYVLILSLYAVTITMIAGAGSTFNESFGVPVWLGALIMCIIVYITLLMDFNKIVRALGMVTPVLIVLVIIVAAVFLFKGNVSFFQIDSVVEQPSLGLAIWNGFNYGGLAFAVGFSTLVAIGGDASKRLVSGLGGLIGGVVYLVLLGLINFALHSEYPTIKDSDIPTLALANMIHPILAFVFSIVMLAVMYNTILGLSYSFAARFTTPYAKKYYILISIIVPLGYGLSFIGFEGLIKYVYPAMGVIGLMIVVAVIVKYLYRKSQDKKFIA is encoded by the coding sequence ATGAAAAATTTAAATGAAGCTATTAAAATAGCTTTCGCCTACGTGGGTGTTGTAGTAGGGGCCGGATTTTCAACTGGACAAGAAGTTAAACAATTCTTTAGTACTTTTGGTATTTGGTCATACGTAGGTGTCATTATTTCAGGATTAATACTTACATTTATTGGTCGTCAAGTTGCTAAAATAGGAACAGCATTCGACGCGGCCAATCACGGTTCAACATTAGAGTATTTATTTGGTAAAAAGTTAGGAATTATCATTGATTATGTTTTGATATTATCACTTTATGCGGTAACTATTACTATGATTGCCGGAGCAGGCTCAACATTTAATGAAAGTTTTGGCGTGCCCGTATGGTTAGGCGCATTGATTATGTGTATCATTGTGTACATCACATTATTGATGGATTTCAATAAAATTGTGAGAGCATTAGGGATGGTAACCCCAGTGCTTATTGTATTGGTTATTATTGTAGCAGCCGTATTTTTATTTAAGGGAAACGTTTCTTTCTTCCAAATTGATAGTGTTGTTGAACAGCCAAGCCTTGGTTTAGCGATATGGAATGGGTTTAACTATGGTGGTTTAGCATTTGCTGTTGGATTTAGTACACTGGTTGCAATTGGTGGAGATGCTTCTAAACGATTAGTGTCTGGCCTAGGAGGATTAATTGGTGGAGTTGTCTATTTAGTTTTATTAGGTTTAATTAACTTTGCGCTTCATTCAGAATATCCAACAATAAAAGATTCAGATATCCCTACATTAGCACTTGCGAATATGATTCATCCAATTTTAGCATTCGTATTTTCGATTGTGATGTTAGCGGTAATGTATAATACGATATTAGGGTTAAGTTATTCTTTCGCAGCGCGTTTTACAACACCGTATGCTAAAAAATATTATATTCTCATTTCAATTATTGTGCCTTTAGGCTACGGATTAAGCTTTATTGGATTTGAAGGTTTAATCAAATACGTATATCCAGCAATGGGAGTTATTGGATTAATGATTGTCGTTGCTGTAATCGTTAAATATTTATATCGAAAATCTCAAGATAAGAAGTTTATTGCTTAA